The Lycium ferocissimum isolate CSIRO_LF1 chromosome 10, AGI_CSIRO_Lferr_CH_V1, whole genome shotgun sequence genome window below encodes:
- the LOC132033537 gene encoding tubulin alpha chain, whose protein sequence is MRECISIHIGQAGIQVGNACWELYCLEHGIQPDGQMPSDKTVGGGDDAFNTFFSETGAGKHVPRAVFVDLEPTVIDEVRTGTYRQLFHPEQLISGKEDAANNFARGHYTIGKEIVDLCLDRIRKLADNCTGLQGFLVFNAVGGGTGSGLGSLLLERLSVDYGKKSKLGFTIYPSPQVSTSVVEPYNSVLSTHSLLEHTDVAVLLDNEAIYDICRRSLDIERPTYTNLNRLISQVISSLTASLRFDGALNVDVNEFQTNLVPYPRIHFMLSSYAPVISAEKAYHEQLSVAEITNSAFEPSSMMVKCDPRHGKYMACCLMFRGDVVPKDVNAAVATIKTKRTIQFVDWCPTGFKCGINYQPPTVVPGGDLAKVQRAVCMISNSTSVAEVFSRIDHKFDLMYAKRAFVHWYVGEGMEEGEFSEAREDLAALEKDYEEVGAELDEGEDDDNEEY, encoded by the exons ATGAGAGAGTGCATATCGATCCACATTGGTCAGGCCGGTATTCAGGTCGGAAATGCATGCTGGGAACTTTACTGCCTCGAGCATGGCATTCAG CCTGATGGCCAGATGCCAAGCGACAAGACAGTTGGAGGAGGTGATGATGCATTCAACACCTTCTTCAGCGAAACTGGAGCAGGAAAGCACGTCCCTCGTGCTGTCTTTGTGGATCTTGAGCCTACTGTCATTGATGAAGTCAGGACAGGAACATACAGGCAGCTCTTTCACCCTGAGCAGCTCATCAGTGGCAAAGAGGATGCAGCCAACAACTTTGCCCGTGGACATTATACAA TTGGGAAGGAGATAGTTGATCTCTGCTTGGATCGTATCAGGAAGCTTGCCGATAACTGTACTGGTCTTCAAGGTTTCCTGGTTTTCAATGCTGTTGGTGGTGGAACTGGTTCAGGTCTTGGGTCACTTCTGCTGGAGCGTCTCTCTGTGGACTATGGCAAGAAATCAAAACTTGGTTTCACCATTTATCCATCACCACAGGTCTCAACATCTGTGGTCGAACCTTACAACAGTGTCCTGTCAACTCACTCCCTTCTTGAGCACACTGATGTCGCAGTTCTTCTTGACAATGAGGCTATCTATGACATTTGCAGGCGCTCATTGGACATTGAGCGCCCCACATACACAAATCTGAACCGCCTTATTTCACAG GTTATTTCTTCATTGACTGCTTCTTTAAGGTTTGATGGAGCCCTGAATGTTGATGTGAATGAATTCCAGACCAACCTTGTTCCCTACCCCAGGATTCATTTTATGCTTTCATCCTATGCTCCTGTCATTTCAGCTGAGAAAGCCTACCACGAGCAGCTGTCAGTTGCTGAGATCACCAACAGTGCTTTTGAGCCATCTTCTATGATGGTCAAGTGTGATCCTCGCCACGGCAAGTACATGGCTTGCTGCCTTATGTTCCGTGGTGATGTTGTGCCAAAGGATGTGAATGCTGCTGTGGCTACCATCAAGACTAAGCGCACCATCCAATTTgttgactggtgccctactggATTCAAGTGTGGTATCAACTATCAGCCACCAACTGTTGTTCCTGGAGGTGATCTTGCCAAGGTGCAAAGGGCTGTATGTATGATATCCAACTCAACCAGTGTTGCTGAAGTCTTCTCACGCATTGATCACAAGTTCGATCTGATGTATGCCAAGCGTGCTTTTGTGCACTGGTATGTTGGTGAGGGTATGGAGGAAGGTGAGTTCAGTGAAGCACGTGAAGATCTGGCTGCTCTGGAGAAGGATTACGAGGAGGTTGGTGCTGAATTGGATGAAGGAgaagatgatgataatgaggaATACTAA